One window of the Trifolium pratense cultivar HEN17-A07 linkage group LG2, ARS_RC_1.1, whole genome shotgun sequence genome contains the following:
- the LOC123903791 gene encoding myosin-1-like isoform X1 — translation MQLSYLNEPSILYDLQYRYNQNMIYTKVGPVLVAINPFKKVPLYGNNYIEAYKRKATESPHVYAITDRVIREQDEVNQSIIISGESGAGKTVTAKIAMQYLAALGGGSGIEYEILKTNPILEAFGNAKTLRNDNSSRFGKLIEINFSETGKISGANIQTFLLEKSRAVQCNEGERTYHIFYQLCGGAPPSLRGTKDRMSCTMGVLSFTRF, via the exons ATGCAACTCAGTTATTTGAACGAACCGTCAATTTTATACGATCTACAATATAGATACAATCAAAATATGATTTAT ACAAAAGTGGGGCCCGTTTTGGTTGCTATAAATCCTTTCAAGAAAGTTCCTCTGTATGGTAACAATTATATTGAAGCCTACAAGCGTAAAGCAACCGAAAGCCCTCATGTATATGCAATTACAGACAGAGTCATCCGAGAACAAG ATGAAGTAAATCAATCTATAATTATAAG TGGTGAGAGTGGAGCTGGGAAGACTGTGACAGCAAAGATAGCAATGCAGTACTTGGCTGCTCTTGGAGGTGGAAGTGGAATAGAGTATGAGATACTGAAGACTAATCCAATACTAGAAGCCTTTGGTAATGCAAAAACTTTGAGAAATGACAACTCAAGTCGTTTT GGAAAGCTCATTGAGATTAACTTTAGTGAAACTGGAAAAATTTCTGGTGCTAATATTCAAACAT TTTTGCTTGAAAAG TCTAGAGCAGTTCAATGCAATGAAGGGGAAAGGACATATCATATATTTTATCAGCTATGTGGTGGTGCACCACCATCTCTTCGGG GTACCAAGGATAGGATGAGTTGTACAATGGGGGTTTTAAGCTTCACAAGGTTTTGA
- the LOC123903791 gene encoding myosin-1-like isoform X2, with protein sequence MQLSYLNEPSILYDLQYRYNQNMIYTKVGPVLVAINPFKKVPLYGNNYIEAYKRKATESPHVYAITDRVIREQDEVNQSIIISGESGAGKTVTAKIAMQYLAALGGGSGIEYEILKTNPILEAFGNAKTLRNDNSSRFGKLIEINFSETGKISGANIQTFLLEKSRAVQCNEGERTYHIFYQLCGGAPPSLRGNYWLYTLFHFC encoded by the exons ATGCAACTCAGTTATTTGAACGAACCGTCAATTTTATACGATCTACAATATAGATACAATCAAAATATGATTTAT ACAAAAGTGGGGCCCGTTTTGGTTGCTATAAATCCTTTCAAGAAAGTTCCTCTGTATGGTAACAATTATATTGAAGCCTACAAGCGTAAAGCAACCGAAAGCCCTCATGTATATGCAATTACAGACAGAGTCATCCGAGAACAAG ATGAAGTAAATCAATCTATAATTATAAG TGGTGAGAGTGGAGCTGGGAAGACTGTGACAGCAAAGATAGCAATGCAGTACTTGGCTGCTCTTGGAGGTGGAAGTGGAATAGAGTATGAGATACTGAAGACTAATCCAATACTAGAAGCCTTTGGTAATGCAAAAACTTTGAGAAATGACAACTCAAGTCGTTTT GGAAAGCTCATTGAGATTAACTTTAGTGAAACTGGAAAAATTTCTGGTGCTAATATTCAAACAT TTTTGCTTGAAAAG TCTAGAGCAGTTCAATGCAATGAAGGGGAAAGGACATATCATATATTTTATCAGCTATGTGGTGGTGCACCACCATCTCTTCGGGGTAATTACTGGCTTTATACACTATTTCACTTCTGCTAA